The proteins below come from a single Edaphobacter acidisoli genomic window:
- the galK gene encoding galactokinase, whose translation MKTDTEEALRKHEARFGQTAQAFTAPARVNLIGEHTDYTGGLVMPMAIDFHTIATISPRSDGRAVFYSANFNEERSIDIASLSSNTPAGHWSDYPAGVVWSLRQEGIAVGGFNMGLSGNVPPGAGLSSSASIEVAATMALLALQKKSLPLKTVAILCRRTENEYVGAKSGIMDQFIVAGGVAHRAMMLDCRSLEFELLPLPEDERIVICNSMVKHSHASGGYGDRSDEVAAGQDVIRRERGIDLLRDATLIDLESCRDKMSEASFKRCRHIITENARVLEARKALLADDLVRFGKLMFEAHASMRDDFEASCEEVDKLVAIAARQPGCLGARITGGGFGGCTVNLVKSADAESFVEAVRRAYHAETAITADCFVCEASDGALALLKKGLA comes from the coding sequence ATGAAAACGGATACTGAAGAAGCGCTCCGCAAACACGAGGCGAGGTTCGGCCAAACTGCGCAAGCGTTTACAGCGCCGGCGCGCGTGAACCTGATCGGGGAGCACACCGACTACACCGGCGGCCTCGTGATGCCGATGGCGATAGACTTTCACACCATCGCCACCATCAGCCCGCGCAGCGATGGGCGCGCGGTCTTCTATTCGGCGAACTTCAACGAAGAGCGTTCCATCGACATCGCCTCGCTCAGCAGCAACACACCCGCAGGCCATTGGAGCGACTATCCGGCTGGTGTCGTCTGGAGCCTCCGCCAGGAGGGAATTGCGGTCGGTGGCTTCAACATGGGCCTCTCGGGCAATGTGCCCCCCGGAGCCGGGCTGAGCTCCTCAGCTTCGATCGAAGTTGCGGCGACGATGGCGCTGTTGGCGCTTCAAAAAAAATCGCTTCCGTTGAAAACGGTTGCAATTCTCTGCCGCCGCACCGAAAACGAGTACGTCGGCGCCAAGAGCGGCATCATGGACCAGTTCATCGTCGCCGGCGGCGTGGCCCACCGCGCCATGATGCTCGACTGTCGCTCCCTCGAATTCGAACTCCTGCCGCTCCCTGAAGACGAGCGCATCGTCATCTGCAACTCCATGGTCAAGCACTCCCACGCCTCAGGCGGCTACGGCGACCGCAGCGACGAGGTCGCCGCCGGCCAGGACGTCATCCGCCGCGAGCGGGGAATCGACCTGCTCCGCGACGCTACACTCATCGATCTCGAATCCTGCCGCGACAAGATGAGCGAAGCCAGCTTCAAGCGCTGCCGCCACATCATCACCGAAAACGCCCGCGTGCTTGAAGCCCGCAAGGCGCTGCTCGCTGACGACCTCGTGCGCTTCGGCAAACTCATGTTCGAAGCCCACGCCAGCATGCGCGACGACTTCGAAGCGAGCTGCGAAGAGGTGGACAAGCTGGTCGCAATCGCCGCACGTCAGCCCGGCTGCCTCGGCGCGCGCATCACCGGCGGAGGCTTCGGAGGCTGCACCGTCAACCTTGTAAAATCCGCCGACGCCGAAAGCTTCGTCGAAGCCGTACGCCGCGCGTACCACGCCGAGACCGCGATCACTGCCGACTGCTTCGTCTGCGAAGCCTCCGACGGCGCACTCGCGCTGCTGAAGAAAGGCCTCGCATGA